From a region of the Arachis ipaensis cultivar K30076 chromosome B09, Araip1.1, whole genome shotgun sequence genome:
- the LOC107619070 gene encoding uncharacterized protein LOC107619070 — protein MELPKPTPTNPTSSSNNNAEESFTSVFDDAYDSNCSTPYVSAPSSPGRGPPVSGFFYSAPASPLHFAITAASSSYQANHSSSSSSVPMGYEFEFSAHFGSSGPTGPGSMSSADELFLNGQIRPMKLSCHLERPQVLAPLLDLDEEEENEENSDEVAEAKLVVVRGRDLRLRDKSLRRRTRSMSPLRSNAHMEWAEIEEDNGPSEPEKSPRRNQKNNENINQDSNGSLETESNNMEGSGSGSGLEATPSVSGSGLGSGSSSRSSSAGRSSKRWVFLKDFLRSKSEGRSNNKFWSTITFSPTKEKKPNLSNNGNNSSSSETQRSWAKRVTGKPTNGVVGKRRVPPSPHELHYKANRAQAEELRKKTFLPYRQGLLGCLGFSSKGYGAMNGFARALNPVSSR, from the coding sequence ATGGAACTCCCCAAACCAACCCCCACCAACCCAACAAGCAGCAGCAACAATAACGCTGAAGAATCCTTCACTTCCGTCTTCGACGACGCCTACGACAGCAACTGCTCAACCCCATACGTCAGCGCACCCTCAAGCCCGGGCCGAGGACCACCAGTCTCCGGCTTCTTCTACAGCGCCCCCGCCAGCCCGTTACACTTCGCGATAACCGCCGCTTCCTCCTCCTACCAAGCAAACCACTCCTCCTCCTCGTCTTCGGTTCCAATGGGCTACGAGTTCGAGTTCTCCGCTCATTTCGGGTCCTCCGGTCCGACCGGGCCCGGTTCGATGAGCTCGGCAGACGAGCTCTTCCTGAACGGCCAGATCCGGCCTATGAAACTCTCCTGCCACCTGGAACGCCCTCAGGTCCTCGCTCCCTTGCTGGATCtggacgaagaagaagaaaacgaagaaaataGCGATGAAGTTGCAGAAGCTAAACTTGTTGTTGTTCGAGGAAGGGATCTGAGGCTTCGCGATAAGTCCCTTCGGAGAAGGACCAGATCCATGTCACCTCTTAGAAGCAACGCGCACATGGAGTGGGCCGAGATCGAGGAGGATAACGGCCCATCAGAGCCCGAGAAGAGCCCAAGGAGAAAccagaagaacaatgaaaatattaaccAAGATAGTAACGGTTCGTTAGAAACAGAGAGCAACAACATGGAGGGTTCCGGTTCGGGTTCTGGTTTGGAGGCGACACCTTCGGTTTCAGGGTCAGGTTTAGGTTCAGGATCGTCTTCAAGATCGTCGTCTGCGGGAAGGAGCTCGAAGCGGTGGGTTTTCCTGAAGGACTTTCTGAGGAGCAAGAGTGAGGGAAGGAGTAACAACAAGTTCTGGTCTACCATAACATTCTCTCCTACAAAGGAAAAGAAACCGAACCTCTCCAACAACGGTAATAATAGTAGTAGTAGCGAGACGCAGAGGTCTTGGGCCAAGAGAGTGACTGGGAAGCCCACGAACGGCGTCGTTGGGAAGAGGCGGGTGCCGCCTTCGCCGCACGAGTTGCACTATAAAGCCAACAGAGCCCAGGCTGAAGAGTTGAGGAAAAAGACCTTTTTGCCCTACCGCCAGGGCCTTCTTGGCTGCTTGGGTTTTAGTTCTAAGGGGTATGGAGCCATGAATGGCTTCGCTAGAGCCTTAAACCCTGTTTCCTCCCGGTAA